In the genome of Coraliomargarita algicola, one region contains:
- a CDS encoding REP-associated tyrosine transposase, with the protein MLTAACYEHTPIIGQSHERLAFCEDELLKIGRELSHEVHAWCILPNHYHILVHTDQIAALLHALGRWHGRSSRAWNLEDSTSGRKVWFRVVERAMRSERHFGATINYIHNNPVKHGYVTKWQEWPFSSAPQFIDTFGREYTEKLWNAYPVDRYGETWDK; encoded by the coding sequence ATGCTTACGGCAGCTTGTTATGAGCATACGCCCATCATTGGGCAAAGCCATGAGCGCTTGGCATTTTGTGAAGATGAATTACTCAAAATAGGTCGTGAATTGAGCCACGAAGTTCATGCATGGTGTATCCTGCCCAATCATTATCATATACTGGTTCATACTGACCAGATTGCAGCCCTGCTACACGCGCTGGGGCGCTGGCATGGTCGCAGTTCACGGGCATGGAACCTTGAAGATTCAACATCAGGGCGCAAAGTTTGGTTTCGTGTTGTCGAACGTGCCATGCGTTCGGAACGGCATTTTGGGGCGACGATTAATTATATTCACAACAATCCAGTCAAACATGGTTATGTCACTAAATGGCAAGAGTGGCCATTTAGTAGCGCCCCGCAATTTATCGATACTTTTGGACGAGAATATACAGAGAAACTATGGAATGCTTACCCAGTCGATCGCTATGGCGAGACTTGGGATAAGTAA
- a CDS encoding rhamnogalacturonan acetylesterase: MMTSLLHRMTGSWFLLLMGSLLCGALHVGCAKSLSTNAPIKIALIGDSTVCEYPAEATLRGWGQMLPKFLPANVEIFNAARGGLSTKTYPEWLWARVLKSNADYLLIQFGHNDSHAKGRPESTDAATDYRDNLIRFIREARAAGIEPILVTPVRRRLFKDGALTSELSPYRDGMYAVAEAEAVKLIDLHELSGQLYTDLGEAGSETFTPNFVDHADRPGSMDRTHFTESGATAMAALVAKELKALDVM; this comes from the coding sequence ATGATGACTTCCTTACTCCATCGAATGACAGGTTCTTGGTTTTTATTGCTGATGGGCAGTTTGCTTTGTGGGGCGCTTCATGTCGGCTGCGCTAAGAGTCTGTCGACGAATGCTCCGATTAAAATTGCGCTGATTGGCGATTCCACCGTGTGTGAGTATCCGGCGGAGGCTACGCTGCGGGGCTGGGGGCAAATGCTTCCGAAATTTCTGCCAGCGAATGTTGAAATCTTCAACGCGGCGCGGGGTGGTCTGAGCACCAAAACGTATCCGGAATGGCTCTGGGCGCGTGTGTTGAAGTCGAATGCGGATTATCTTCTGATTCAGTTTGGGCACAATGACTCGCATGCCAAAGGGCGGCCGGAATCGACCGATGCGGCGACGGATTATCGAGACAATTTGATCCGCTTCATTCGGGAGGCCCGGGCTGCGGGGATCGAACCGATTTTGGTCACGCCCGTGCGCCGGCGTTTGTTCAAGGACGGTGCCTTGACCTCCGAGTTGTCCCCGTATCGGGATGGGATGTATGCCGTGGCCGAGGCCGAAGCTGTCAAGCTGATCGATTTACACGAACTCAGCGGACAACTCTACACCGACCTGGGTGAGGCGGGCTCGGAAACTTTTACGCCGAATTTTGTCGATCACGCCGATCGCCCCGGTTCGATGGACCGCACACATTTCACGGAATCCGGCGCGACTGCAATGGCGGCATTGGTTGCGAAAGAATTAAAAGCTTTGGATGTTATGTAA